One segment of Nocardia farcinica DNA contains the following:
- a CDS encoding DUF3558 domain-containing protein — protein MRRVLVVVAAAAVVPVLGACGGTTSGTATTSTSAAEVALWNPCTEIPDDLLRQAGVDPAVVESGVAGVHQSGWEICTWRGPTYSMAVYSSTRSVQEIREKPGNTDFRDVQIGGRQGVEYRVAGASRDLDCDIVFPASQGMVSIRIGNSALVDNPQDPCRLVNKAAEILVPVLPA, from the coding sequence ATGCGGCGTGTACTGGTGGTCGTTGCCGCGGCAGCGGTCGTGCCGGTTCTGGGGGCGTGCGGGGGGACGACCAGCGGGACGGCGACCACGTCGACCAGCGCGGCGGAGGTTGCGCTGTGGAACCCGTGCACGGAGATTCCGGATGATCTGTTGCGGCAGGCTGGGGTAGACCCAGCTGTAGTCGAGAGCGGTGTCGCCGGAGTTCACCAGTCCGGTTGGGAAATCTGCACTTGGCGCGGGCCTACGTACTCGATGGCGGTGTACTCTTCGACCCGGTCCGTGCAGGAGATCCGCGAGAAGCCAGGGAACACCGACTTTCGAGATGTCCAGATCGGCGGGCGGCAAGGGGTGGAATACCGCGTGGCTGGCGCGTCGCGGGATCTCGACTGTGACATTGTTTTCCCGGCATCGCAGGGCATGGTTTCGATACGGATCGGAAACAGCGCCCTTGTCGACAATCCCCAGGATCCGTGCCGCCTCGTGAACAAGGCCGCAGAGATCCTGGTTCCGGTTCTGCCTGCGTGA
- a CDS encoding DUF3558 domain-containing protein, whose protein sequence is MRRVLVVVAAAAVVPVLGACGGTTSGTATTSTSAVEVALWNPCTEIPDDLLSDAGVDPAKKESGIAGVHQSGWEICTWEGRQYFLAVYSSRRTVQEIREKPGNVAFRDVSIGGRQGVEYRVEGASMNLNCDIVFAADQGMVSLRVGNRASADNHEDPCMLANDIAEMLVPVFPA, encoded by the coding sequence ATGCGGCGTGTTCTGGTGGTCGTTGCCGCGGCAGCGGTCGTGCCGGTTCTGGGGGCGTGTGGGGGGACGACCAGCGGGACGGCGACCACGTCGACCAGCGCGGTGGAGGTTGCGCTGTGGAACCCGTGCACGGAGATTCCGGATGATCTGTTGAGCGACGCAGGGGTCGATCCGGCGAAGAAGGAGAGCGGTATCGCGGGAGTTCACCAGTCCGGGTGGGAGATCTGCACCTGGGAGGGGAGACAGTACTTCTTGGCGGTCTATTCTTCACGTCGGACGGTACAGGAGATACGCGAGAAGCCGGGCAACGTAGCCTTCCGCGATGTCTCGATCGGTGGGCGACAAGGTGTGGAGTACCGGGTCGAGGGAGCATCCATGAACTTGAACTGCGACATCGTTTTTGCTGCCGACCAGGGCATGGTGTCGCTTCGAGTCGGGAATCGAGCAAGTGCCGACAATCACGAAGATCCCTGCATGTTGGCGAACGATATCGCCGAGATGTTGGTGCCGGTGTTTCCGGCATGA
- a CDS encoding DUF3558 domain-containing protein produces the protein MRRVLVIVAAAAVVPVLGACGGTTSGTATTSTSSPQAAIWNPCTQIPDDLLRQLGVDPATEEIGVAGQHQSGWEICGWKGATHYLTVFSTGRTVQEIREKPGNVDFTEVSVGGRAGVRYRVEGASKKLTCDIAFAAAQGSISVMISNNPVADSPEDPCQIAQRSAAQLVPLFPQ, from the coding sequence ATGCGGCGTGTACTGGTGATCGTTGCCGCGGCAGCGGTCGTGCCGGTTCTGGGGGCGTGCGGGGGGACGACCAGCGGGACGGCCACCACGTCGACCAGCAGCCCGCAAGCTGCCATCTGGAATCCCTGCACGCAGATCCCTGATGATCTGTTGCGGCAACTGGGTGTCGATCCGGCAACCGAGGAGATCGGCGTAGCGGGCCAGCATCAGTCCGGGTGGGAAATCTGCGGATGGAAGGGTGCAACGCACTACTTGACCGTCTTCTCCACTGGCAGAACGGTTCAGGAAATTCGCGAGAAGCCGGGCAACGTCGATTTCACCGAGGTATCGGTCGGTGGGCGAGCGGGAGTCCGGTATCGAGTCGAGGGGGCATCGAAGAAGCTCACCTGCGATATCGCTTTTGCTGCCGCCCAGGGGTCCATCTCGGTGATGATCAGCAACAACCCTGTCGCCGATAGTCCTGAGGATCCCTGTCAGATCGCGCAGCGTTCGGCAGCCCAACTGGTGCCGCTTTTTCCGCAGTAG
- a CDS encoding DUF3558 domain-containing protein gives MRRVLVVVAAAAVVPVLGACGGTTSGTATTSTSAVEVALWNPCTEIPEDLLRQLDVDPATEESGIAGVEQSGWEICKWAGREYFLTVYSTRHTVREIEQKPGNVEFAPVTVGSRTGQSYRVEGAGKTYNCDIVFSARQGAVSLRIGNRASGDNSTDPCTTARAAADVLVPVFPG, from the coding sequence ATGCGGCGTGTTCTGGTGGTCGTTGCCGCGGCAGCGGTCGTGCCGGTTCTGGGGGCGTGTGGGGGGACGACCAGCGGGACGGCGACCACGTCGACCAGCGCGGTGGAGGTTGCGCTGTGGAACCCGTGCACGGAGATTCCGGAGGATTTGTTACGGCAGCTCGACGTCGATCCCGCGACAGAGGAGAGCGGGATCGCTGGTGTCGAACAGTCCGGCTGGGAGATCTGCAAGTGGGCCGGGCGTGAGTACTTTCTCACTGTCTACTCCACCCGCCACACGGTTCGAGAGATCGAGCAGAAGCCCGGGAATGTCGAGTTCGCACCGGTGACTGTCGGGTCGCGAACGGGGCAGTCGTACCGCGTGGAGGGTGCGGGCAAAACCTACAACTGCGACATTGTCTTCTCCGCTCGACAAGGCGCTGTCTCCCTTCGCATCGGCAACCGCGCGAGCGGCGACAACTCCACAGATCCATGCACGACCGCGAGGGCTGCCGCTGACGTGCTTGTGCCCGTGTTTCCGGGATAA
- a CDS encoding DUF3558 domain-containing protein, with amino-acid sequence MRRVLVIVAAAAVVPVLGACGGTTSGTATTSTSAVEVALWNPCTEIPDDLLRRVGVDPAKEESGIAGVHQSGWEICTWEGRQYFLTVYSSRRTVQEIREKPGNVGFRDVSIGGRPGLEYRVEGASMNLECDIIFDAEQGMVSLQVGNRASADNHEDPCMLVNNIAETMVPAFPA; translated from the coding sequence ATGCGGCGAGTTCTGGTGATCGTTGCCGCGGCAGCGGTCGTGCCGGTTCTGGGGGCGTGTGGGGGGACGACCAGCGGGACGGCGACCACGTCGACCAGCGCGGTGGAGGTTGCGCTGTGGAACCCGTGCACGGAGATTCCGGATGATCTGTTGCGACGGGTGGGGGTCGACCCGGCCAAGGAGGAAAGTGGCATCGCCGGAGTTCATCAGTCCGGGTGGGAGATCTGTACCTGGGAGGGCAGGCAGTATTTCTTGACGGTCTACTCATCGCGTAGAACGGTGCAGGAGATTCGTGAGAAGCCGGGCAACGTCGGCTTCCGCGATGTGTCGATCGGCGGGCGGCCAGGTCTGGAGTACCGGGTCGAGGGTGCATCGATGAACCTCGAGTGTGACATCATTTTCGACGCTGAACAGGGGATGGTGTCGCTTCAGGTCGGGAATCGAGCAAGTGCCGACAACCACGAGGATCCGTGCATGTTGGTGAACAACATCGCCGAGACGATGGTGCCGGCGTTTCCGGCATGA
- a CDS encoding PPE domain-containing protein, protein MSFFENYTFGAATLRNLTNWIAGEELEPGTRPGDVQGRYNNQREAVRNEAGQIGFVGDFRSGIRSQEFFEEPLEVLRAKVDKIDLTAVDDLRAAWDEIGKRAETAQAQFSTRMLRATDESVWRGESARAVAQGVAQFLESATKASQAARLMAKKTEELATGLAPTKELVPQVPEHNTNWENTRRWIAGRGWRDNEEAYETALAEARRVLRTVYAPVLRETDNVPVIPKPYNPTSEPGGSDPGSGSTNPGTPGWNGTSAPSGSTGPASQQPGDPGPGEDQAAPDQQDTGRPSSQTPGDQTQQSTDPAGAGDSTNPAGTTPASATPTLPGSPGSPTTPGSPGLGSPGSGSPGSGYPGSPGAVPGAGSSVPGAPAAAQAAMSSAAGRAAANGRAGMMGMPGVAGRGAQSDEEHTKGVPDYLINQENGEELIGTATRPKAVPPVIGE, encoded by the coding sequence ATGAGTTTCTTCGAGAACTACACCTTCGGTGCGGCCACGCTCCGCAATCTCACGAATTGGATTGCCGGTGAGGAACTCGAGCCGGGTACCCGGCCGGGTGATGTGCAGGGCCGCTACAACAATCAGCGGGAGGCGGTGCGGAACGAGGCCGGGCAGATCGGTTTCGTCGGGGATTTCCGGTCCGGTATCCGCAGCCAGGAGTTCTTCGAGGAGCCGCTCGAGGTGTTGCGCGCCAAGGTCGACAAGATCGATCTCACCGCGGTGGATGACCTGCGCGCGGCGTGGGACGAGATCGGCAAGCGGGCCGAAACCGCGCAGGCGCAGTTCAGTACACGGATGCTGCGCGCGACCGACGAGAGTGTGTGGCGCGGCGAGTCCGCGCGTGCCGTGGCTCAGGGGGTGGCCCAGTTCCTGGAGTCGGCGACCAAGGCGTCTCAGGCCGCCCGGTTGATGGCGAAGAAGACCGAGGAACTGGCCACCGGGCTCGCTCCGACCAAGGAGCTGGTTCCGCAGGTGCCCGAACACAATACGAATTGGGAGAACACTCGCCGCTGGATCGCGGGGCGTGGCTGGCGTGACAACGAGGAGGCGTACGAGACGGCGCTGGCCGAGGCGCGCCGGGTGCTGCGGACCGTCTACGCCCCGGTGTTGCGCGAGACCGACAACGTGCCGGTGATCCCCAAACCCTACAACCCGACCTCCGAGCCGGGCGGTTCCGATCCTGGCTCGGGTTCGACGAATCCGGGCACGCCGGGGTGGAACGGCACGTCGGCACCGTCGGGCAGCACCGGTCCCGCGTCGCAGCAGCCGGGCGATCCCGGGCCGGGCGAGGACCAGGCTGCCCCGGATCAGCAGGACACGGGCCGGCCGTCGAGCCAGACGCCCGGCGACCAGACGCAGCAGTCGACCGATCCGGCGGGCGCGGGCGACTCGACGAATCCCGCGGGCACGACACCGGCTTCGGCCACCCCGACCCTGCCGGGCAGCCCCGGCTCCCCGACGACACCCGGTTCTCCCGGCCTTGGTTCGCCGGGTTCCGGCTCGCCCGGTTCGGGCTACCCGGGTTCGCCGGGCGCGGTGCCGGGTGCGGGTTCGAGTGTGCCGGGCGCGCCCGCGGCCGCCCAGGCCGCGATGAGTTCGGCGGCCGGTCGTGCCGCCGCCAACGGGCGGGCGGGGATGATGGGCATGCCCGGTGTGGCCGGCCGCGGTGCGCAGAGCGACGAGGAGCACACCAAGGGCGTCCCCGACTACCTGATCAACCAGGAGAACGGGGAGGAACTGATCGGCACCGCGACGCGGCCGAAGGCGGTCCCGCCGGTGATCGGGGAATGA
- a CDS encoding ESX secretion-associated protein EspG — protein MSAVARWQFTALEFRVLWESTGRDVLPYPLRHRWVDTGEPNDFRLAWQAAARSVRDRLDDNLMRAVDVLLRPEARVEVAGFRGRGRDQRIRAHAGVHYQHGAIAVQEPGIDHEHGGDVRLTFLPAEQVPAAVIGTLPKCPPGKGDSLRVDVRDLAPRAGVHTDPWRRGPREVFDEFFARPTTCLAHVAVYPHGSVDNRHTEGRKDFQINDFEDGRYISFGEDVVVAKPAPEQALVHTLAQRIEQLVRAVRDGRYAAR, from the coding sequence ATGAGCGCGGTCGCCCGCTGGCAGTTCACCGCGCTCGAGTTCCGGGTGCTGTGGGAGTCGACCGGCCGCGACGTGCTGCCCTATCCGTTGCGGCACCGCTGGGTCGACACCGGTGAGCCGAACGATTTCCGGCTGGCCTGGCAGGCGGCCGCGCGTTCGGTCCGCGACCGGCTCGACGACAACCTGATGCGCGCGGTGGATGTGCTGCTGCGGCCGGAAGCCAGGGTCGAGGTCGCCGGGTTCCGCGGCCGCGGCCGGGACCAGCGCATCCGCGCGCACGCGGGCGTGCATTACCAGCACGGGGCCATCGCGGTGCAGGAGCCGGGCATCGACCACGAGCACGGCGGCGACGTGCGGTTGACGTTCCTGCCCGCCGAGCAGGTGCCTGCCGCCGTCATCGGGACGCTGCCGAAATGCCCACCCGGAAAAGGTGATTCGCTGCGCGTGGACGTCCGCGATCTGGCGCCACGGGCGGGCGTGCACACCGATCCGTGGCGGCGCGGCCCGCGCGAGGTGTTCGACGAGTTCTTCGCCCGGCCGACCACGTGCCTGGCGCACGTGGCGGTCTACCCGCACGGCAGTGTCGACAACCGGCACACGGAAGGGCGAAAGGACTTCCAGATCAACGATTTCGAGGACGGGCGCTACATCAGTTTCGGCGAGGACGTGGTCGTCGCCAAACCCGCCCCCGAACAGGCCCTCGTGCATACGCTCGCCCAGCGCATCGAACAACTGGTGCGGGCGGTCCGCGACGGCCGCTACGCCGCGCGGTGA
- a CDS encoding TrmH family RNA methyltransferase: MEQQSQIAEESQAGPTEWGEHPHGVGPWPAEFGTPPPDDPRLDPELLAHGDRRNVVDAYRYWTREAIVADIDRRRHPFHVAIENFAHDANIGTVVRTANAFAAAAVHIVGRRRWNRRGAMVTDRYQHIRHHADVAELRDFADRTGLTVVAVDNVPGAVPLETVELPRECLLLFGQEGPGVTEPAKQAAAMTVSIAQFGSTRSINAGVAAGIAMHAWIRTHADLSQSW, translated from the coding sequence GTGGAGCAGCAGTCGCAGATCGCCGAGGAGTCGCAGGCCGGGCCGACCGAGTGGGGCGAACACCCGCACGGGGTCGGCCCGTGGCCGGCGGAGTTCGGCACCCCGCCGCCCGACGATCCCCGCCTGGACCCGGAGCTGCTCGCGCACGGCGACCGCCGCAACGTGGTGGACGCCTACCGGTATTGGACGCGTGAGGCGATCGTCGCCGACATCGACCGGCGCAGGCATCCCTTTCACGTCGCGATCGAGAACTTCGCCCACGACGCCAACATCGGCACGGTGGTGCGCACCGCCAACGCGTTCGCCGCGGCCGCGGTGCACATCGTCGGCAGGCGGCGATGGAACCGCCGCGGCGCCATGGTCACCGACCGCTATCAGCACATCCGGCATCACGCCGACGTGGCGGAACTGCGCGACTTCGCCGACCGGACGGGCCTGACGGTCGTCGCGGTGGACAACGTGCCGGGTGCGGTGCCACTGGAAACCGTGGAGTTGCCGCGGGAGTGCCTGCTGCTGTTCGGGCAGGAGGGCCCCGGCGTGACCGAGCCCGCGAAGCAGGCCGCGGCCATGACCGTCTCGATCGCACAGTTCGGCTCGACGCGCAGTATCAACGCAGGGGTGGCGGCGGGCATCGCCATGCATGCCTGGATCCGCACCCACGCCGACCTCAGCCAGAGCTGGTGA
- a CDS encoding glycoside hydrolase family 76 protein: MAESAIVSRHLRALWAVPGTELGVVGWPATRRERMFASWHYWWQAHLIDCAVDAANRAPTPTRRKRLAELVRSHRIRNITGWTNNYYDDMAWLAIALERAERTQGVSAARGALTALEKKLYTAWQPDVGGGIPWRVRSDYFNAPANGPAAIALSRLGRHARAQEMADWIDATLRDPGSGLILDGIHLPSGEIERPTFTYCQGVVLGLEAELAVHTDEPRHLDRVHRLLGAVEEHMTTHGVINGGGGGDGGLFNGILARYLAVVALMLPGDGRTQAADRRDAAAIVRASAQAAWSNRLEVEGEPLFGADWSKPARLPGSTAGAGYFTAGGSVTASKVPERDLSVQLSGWMLMEAAYQVSAAGL; the protein is encoded by the coding sequence ATGGCCGAATCCGCGATCGTCTCCCGGCACCTGCGGGCGCTCTGGGCCGTCCCGGGAACGGAATTGGGGGTGGTCGGCTGGCCCGCGACCCGGCGCGAGCGGATGTTCGCGTCCTGGCACTACTGGTGGCAGGCGCATCTGATCGATTGCGCCGTCGACGCTGCCAATCGCGCGCCGACGCCGACTCGTCGCAAACGGCTCGCGGAGCTGGTGCGTTCGCATCGAATCCGCAACATCACCGGGTGGACCAACAACTACTACGACGATATGGCGTGGTTGGCGATCGCGCTGGAGCGCGCCGAACGCACGCAGGGGGTGTCCGCCGCCCGCGGCGCGCTGACCGCGTTGGAGAAGAAGCTCTACACGGCGTGGCAGCCGGACGTCGGCGGCGGCATCCCGTGGCGGGTGCGGTCGGATTACTTCAATGCTCCCGCCAACGGGCCTGCCGCGATCGCGCTGAGCCGCCTCGGCAGGCACGCGCGCGCACAGGAGATGGCCGATTGGATCGACGCCACCCTGCGCGACCCCGGCAGCGGGTTGATTCTCGACGGCATCCACCTGCCGTCCGGCGAGATCGAGCGGCCCACCTTCACCTATTGCCAGGGTGTGGTGCTCGGCCTGGAAGCCGAGCTCGCCGTCCACACCGACGAGCCGCGACATCTCGACCGGGTGCACCGGCTACTCGGCGCGGTCGAGGAGCACATGACCACGCACGGCGTGATCAACGGCGGTGGTGGCGGCGACGGCGGTCTGTTCAACGGGATCCTGGCCCGCTATCTGGCGGTGGTCGCGCTGATGCTGCCCGGCGACGGACGTACCCAGGCGGCCGACCGCCGCGACGCCGCCGCGATCGTGCGTGCTTCGGCACAGGCGGCGTGGTCGAACCGGCTCGAGGTCGAGGGCGAGCCGCTGTTCGGGGCCGACTGGAGCAAACCCGCGCGGTTGCCGGGCAGCACGGCCGGGGCCGGGTACTTCACCGCGGGCGGTTCCGTGACGGCCTCGAAGGTGCCCGAGCGCGATCTCTCGGTGCAGCTGTCGGGCTGGATGTTGATGGAGGCGGCGTACCAGGTGAGCGCGGCCGGGCTGTGA
- a CDS encoding DedA family protein: protein MVAASGGLNFLESAGPTLVWVVVISFVFLECAVIVGLFLPGDSMLLTAGVVLAGHHAGEKQIWALALGAMVAAIAGNQVGYVIGHRTGTGFVARRNGRYVNAENLRRVTLMLDKHGFWAVLLARWIPWVRTLCPLVAGAARMDHRRYTIASTLGAIAWAPVLLLIGFYAGNHLKRVPWLMHGVTAALVLGLIVGTIVGIRHYRQEMNARVDEFDMDAPTVVLPRWEPDAERR from the coding sequence ATGGTCGCCGCGTCGGGCGGATTGAACTTTCTCGAATCCGCTGGTCCCACCCTGGTCTGGGTGGTGGTCATCAGCTTCGTGTTCCTGGAATGCGCGGTGATCGTCGGCCTGTTCCTGCCCGGCGATTCCATGCTGCTGACCGCCGGTGTGGTGCTGGCCGGTCACCACGCCGGGGAGAAGCAGATCTGGGCGCTGGCGCTGGGCGCGATGGTGGCGGCCATCGCGGGCAACCAGGTGGGGTACGTGATCGGGCATCGCACCGGTACCGGGTTCGTCGCCAGACGCAACGGCAGATACGTCAATGCCGAGAACCTGCGCCGGGTGACCCTGATGCTGGACAAACACGGGTTCTGGGCGGTGCTGCTGGCCCGCTGGATTCCGTGGGTGCGCACCCTGTGCCCGCTGGTCGCCGGCGCGGCACGGATGGATCACCGCCGCTACACCATCGCCAGCACGCTCGGCGCGATCGCGTGGGCGCCGGTGCTGCTGTTGATCGGCTTCTACGCGGGCAACCACCTGAAGCGGGTGCCGTGGCTGATGCACGGCGTCACGGCCGCGCTGGTGCTCGGCCTGATCGTGGGCACCATCGTGGGGATCAGGCACTACCGCCAGGAGATGAACGCGCGCGTCGACGAGTTCGACATGGACGCGCCGACCGTGGTGCTGCCCCGCTGGGAGCCCGACGCCGAGCGCCGCTGA
- a CDS encoding VTT domain-containing protein, which translates to MIAQAGSETLTTNLALLPGFLDPVNLLNSFGSWVLAGLLLVVFIESGLLFPLLPGDSLLFTAGLIAASKSAEIPPFAPIGVLLVLIPIAAFAGDQVGYMIGKGGGTALFKSDDARIFKKKYIDESHAFFEKHGPITIILARFVPIVRTYAPVVAGASAMSYRVFVTYNAIGAVLWGTGVTVLGYLLGQIAFIRDNIDLIFLLIVFVSVLPILVEIVKRMRAARSANAAADTETVKSTPGQS; encoded by the coding sequence GTGATTGCGCAGGCCGGCTCGGAAACCCTGACGACGAATCTCGCCCTCTTGCCGGGCTTCCTGGATCCGGTGAATCTGCTCAACTCCTTCGGTAGCTGGGTGCTCGCGGGATTGTTGCTCGTCGTCTTCATCGAGTCCGGACTGCTGTTCCCGCTGCTGCCCGGCGACTCGCTGCTGTTCACCGCGGGCCTGATCGCGGCGTCGAAGTCGGCCGAGATCCCGCCGTTCGCGCCGATCGGCGTGCTGCTGGTGCTCATCCCCATCGCCGCGTTCGCCGGTGACCAGGTCGGATACATGATCGGCAAGGGCGGCGGCACGGCGCTGTTCAAGTCCGACGACGCCCGGATCTTCAAGAAGAAGTACATCGACGAGTCGCACGCCTTCTTCGAGAAGCACGGCCCGATCACCATCATCCTGGCCCGCTTCGTGCCGATCGTGCGCACCTACGCGCCCGTGGTCGCGGGTGCCTCGGCGATGAGCTACCGCGTCTTCGTCACCTACAACGCCATCGGCGCGGTGCTGTGGGGCACCGGTGTGACGGTGCTCGGCTACCTGCTGGGCCAGATCGCGTTCATCCGCGACAACATCGACCTGATCTTCCTGCTGATCGTGTTCGTCTCGGTGCTGCCGATCCTCGTCGAGATCGTCAAGCGGATGCGCGCCGCGCGCTCCGCGAACGCCGCCGCCGACACCGAGACGGTGAAGTCCACGCCCGGTCAGAGCTGA
- the fbaA gene encoding class II fructose-bisphosphate aldolase: MPIATPEVYAEMLARAKQNSFAFPAINCTSSETINAAIKGFADAGSDGIIQFSTGGAEFGSGLGVKDMVTGAVALAEFAHVVAAKYDVTIALHTDHCPKDKLDGFVRPLIAISQERVNAGKNPLFQSHMWDGSAIPIDENLEIAKELLKATSAANIILEVEIGVVGGEEDGVEAEINEKLYTSPEDFEKTVDALGTGENGKYLLAATFGNVHGVYKPGNVKLRPEVLAEGQRVAAAKLGLGADAQPFDFVFHGGSGSLKSEIDDALRYGVVKMNVDTDTQYAFTRPVAGHMFTNYDGVLKIDGEVGNKKTYDPRSYLKKAEASMSERVVEACNDLKSAGRSISA; the protein is encoded by the coding sequence GTGCCCATCGCAACCCCCGAGGTCTACGCCGAGATGCTGGCTCGCGCCAAGCAGAACTCCTTCGCGTTCCCGGCGATCAACTGCACCTCGTCGGAGACCATCAACGCGGCCATCAAGGGCTTCGCCGATGCCGGCAGCGACGGCATCATCCAGTTCTCGACTGGCGGCGCGGAGTTCGGTTCCGGGCTCGGCGTGAAGGACATGGTCACCGGCGCGGTCGCGCTGGCCGAGTTCGCGCACGTGGTGGCGGCGAAGTACGACGTGACCATCGCCCTGCACACCGACCACTGCCCGAAGGACAAGCTGGACGGCTTCGTCCGGCCGCTGATCGCCATCTCGCAGGAGCGGGTGAACGCGGGCAAGAACCCGCTGTTCCAGTCGCACATGTGGGACGGCTCGGCCATCCCGATCGACGAGAACCTCGAGATCGCCAAGGAGCTGCTGAAGGCCACCTCGGCGGCCAACATCATCCTCGAGGTCGAGATCGGCGTCGTCGGCGGTGAAGAGGACGGTGTCGAGGCCGAGATCAACGAGAAGCTCTACACCTCCCCGGAGGACTTCGAGAAGACCGTCGATGCGCTGGGCACCGGCGAGAACGGCAAGTACCTGCTCGCCGCCACCTTCGGCAACGTGCACGGCGTGTACAAACCGGGCAACGTCAAGCTCCGCCCCGAGGTGCTCGCCGAGGGCCAGCGGGTGGCCGCGGCCAAGCTCGGCCTCGGCGCCGACGCGCAGCCGTTCGACTTCGTCTTCCACGGCGGTTCGGGCTCGCTGAAGTCCGAGATCGACGACGCGCTGCGCTACGGCGTGGTGAAGATGAACGTCGACACCGACACCCAGTACGCCTTCACCCGTCCCGTCGCCGGGCACATGTTCACCAACTACGACGGTGTGCTCAAGATCGACGGCGAGGTCGGCAACAAGAAGACCTACGACCCGCGCAGCTACCTCAAGAAGGCCGAGGCGTCGATGTCGGAGCGCGTCGTGGAGGCGTGCAATGATCTGAAGTCCGCGGGACGGTCGATCAGCGCCTGA
- a CDS encoding BTAD domain-containing putative transcriptional regulator, whose amino-acid sequence MSLDVRVLGPVRLFVGGEPVAVGGPKPRALLAALTVNRRRAVASSALADMVWNEDPPDSYAASLQVFVSNIRKALRNSGVDPAQVLRTESSGYRLEIPEDACDIGRFEAACAAGAKAADLGDQVRAAQLYGKALDEWSGRAMSDLAGLQFADGFATAMEEERLLAASARIDAEIACGRASSVIGELVTMTTEHPLREPLWGQLITALYLSGRQADALDACRRVRTVLADELGIDPGPALVELEQRVLRQEPLSTKEFKRVERMAAAMTETVTEGPRAVRSGQLRLPDGRALPISHAGMRIGRMIDNDLVLDDPKASRYHAHILPSRAGLLIKDLHSANGVYINEEPIESALLGDGDMIRIGATVLIFQALQ is encoded by the coding sequence ATGAGTCTGGATGTGCGTGTGCTCGGGCCCGTCCGGTTGTTCGTCGGTGGTGAGCCGGTGGCGGTCGGCGGGCCCAAGCCGCGAGCCCTGCTGGCCGCGCTCACCGTCAACCGGCGCCGCGCGGTCGCCTCGTCCGCACTGGCCGACATGGTCTGGAACGAGGATCCGCCGGATTCGTATGCGGCCAGCCTGCAGGTGTTCGTCTCCAACATCCGTAAGGCGCTGCGCAATTCCGGCGTCGACCCGGCCCAGGTGCTGCGCACCGAGTCCTCCGGGTACCGGCTCGAGATCCCCGAGGACGCCTGCGACATCGGCCGTTTCGAAGCCGCCTGCGCGGCCGGCGCCAAGGCCGCCGACCTCGGCGACCAGGTGCGTGCCGCGCAGCTGTACGGCAAGGCGCTCGACGAGTGGAGTGGGCGCGCGATGTCGGATCTGGCGGGTCTGCAGTTCGCCGACGGCTTCGCGACCGCGATGGAGGAGGAGCGACTGCTGGCCGCCTCCGCTCGTATCGACGCCGAGATCGCCTGCGGGCGCGCCTCCTCGGTGATCGGCGAACTGGTCACCATGACCACCGAACACCCGTTGCGCGAACCGCTGTGGGGGCAGCTGATCACCGCCCTGTACCTGTCCGGCCGCCAGGCCGACGCGCTGGACGCCTGCCGCCGGGTGCGCACCGTGCTCGCCGACGAACTCGGCATCGATCCCGGTCCCGCCCTGGTCGAGCTCGAGCAGCGGGTGCTGCGGCAGGAACCGTTGAGCACCAAGGAGTTCAAGCGCGTCGAGCGGATGGCCGCGGCGATGACCGAGACTGTCACCGAGGGGCCGCGCGCGGTGCGCAGCGGGCAGCTGCGCCTGCCGGACGGCCGGGCGCTGCCGATCTCGCACGCGGGTATGCGCATCGGCCGCATGATCGACAACGACCTGGTCCTCGACGACCCGAAGGCCAGCCGCTACCACGCCCACATCCTGCCCAGCCGCGCCGGCCTGCTCATCAAGGACCTGCATTCGGCCAACGGGGTGTACATCAACGAGGAACCGATCGAGAGCGCGTTGCTCGGCGACGGCGACATGATCCGCATCGGCGCGACCGTGCTGATTTTCCAAGCGTTGCAGTAG